A part of Aegilops tauschii subsp. strangulata cultivar AL8/78 chromosome 2, Aet v6.0, whole genome shotgun sequence genomic DNA contains:
- the LOC109754286 gene encoding uncharacterized protein isoform X1 translates to MAPQVFGTQSLIPLSHHALFLLCTILIFQSSNTIIFSSAQATNKTEDDRQALLCFKSGISKDPAGVLRSWRSDNFCGWRGVTCSTTLPIRAVSLQLRSTLLTGTLSSCMAALNSLVQLNLGNNKLSGSVPEEIGELRSLQTLMLAGNRLSGTIPLSLGTAASLRYVNLANNSLSGAIPVSLANSSSLSEIILSRNDLSGVIPATLFNSSKLVAVDLRSNALSGPIPHFQKMGPLQFLSLTGNLLSGTVPASLGNVSSLRSLLLAQNILIGSIPETLGQISNLTTLDLSYNNFSGYVPATLYNVSSLTLFSLGSNNFIGQIPSKIGHSLPNLQTLLMGGNRFRGPIPDSLTNMSKLQVLDLSSNLLTGVVPSLGSLANLSVLLLGDNKLEADNWAFLTSLTNCTQLLILSVDGNILNGSLPKAVGKLSTKLQRLSFGRNQISGNIPAEIGKLVSLALLDMGQNMLSGQIPPSVGNLSNLFILELSRNRLSGQIPSTVGYLPQLGQFYLDDNSLSGNIPATIGQCKSLDMLNLSVNNLDGSIPRELLNISSLSLGLDLSNNNLDGPVPREVGNLINLGLLNVSNNKLSGSLPSELGMCIRLTSLQIESNMLSGIIPQSLAALRGLDQIDLSDNNLTGEVPQFFEGFSSISYIDISNNKFEGPIPTGGIFRNSTKVSLQGNKGLCETAAAIFGLPICPTTSPTTSSTKRKINTRLLLIIAPAVTIALFSLLCVVVTVMKGTKAQPSESFKETMKRVSYGDILKATNWFSPVNRISSSHTASVYIGRFEFETDLVAIKVFHLSEQGSRNSFFSECEVLKHTRHRNLAQAITLCSTVDFEGDEFKAIVYEFMANGSLDMWIHPRVGSSRRLLSLGQRISIAADVASALDYMHDQLTPPLIHCDLKPSNVLLDYDMTSRIGDFGSAKFLSSSSGRPEGFIGIGGTIGYIAPEYGMGCKVSTGGDVYGFGVLLLEMLTAMRPTDTQCGNALSLHKYVDRAFPERIAEVIDPHMPSEEDEAAASVRMQNYIIPLVSIGLMCTMESPKDRPGMHDVCAKIVAIKEAFVETL, encoded by the exons ATGGCTCCTCAAGTTTTTGGCACCCAATCTCTGATTCCTCTGTCCCACCATGCACTCTTCCTTCTTTGCACCATCCTCATATTTCAATCCTCCAACACAATCATATTCTCATCAGCACAGGCTACCAACAAAACCGAAGATGACCGGCAAGCTCTTCTTTGCTTCAAATCTGGCATCTCCAAGGACCCTGCCGGTGTTCTTCGATCATGGCGCAGTGACAACTTCTGTGGCTGGCGAGGGGTCACCTGCAGCACCACCCTCCCAATCCGCGCCGTGTCCCTCCAACTCAGGTCTACGCTGCTCACAGGAACACTATCCAGTTGCATGGCAGCCCTTAATTCTCTAGTTCAGTTGAACCTTGGGAACAATAAGTTATCTGGAAGCGTACCTGAAGAGATAGGTGAGCTTCGGAGCCTCCAAACCCTGATGCTTGCTGGCAACAGGCTTTCAGGTACCATCCCTCTGTCATTAGGTACAGCTGCATCTCTTAGATATGTCAACCTTGCAAACAATTCTCTTAGCGGAGCTATCCCTGTTTCCTTAGCAAATAGTTCATCACTCAGTGAGATAATCCTCTCACGTAATGACTTATCTGGGGTGATCCCAGCTACTTTGTTCAACTCATCCAAACTTGTTGCTGTTGACCTCCGGTCGAATGCTCTCTCCGGGCCTATCCCACATTTCCAAAAGATGGGACCTCTGCAATTTCTCAGTCTTACAGGGAATTTACTTTCTGGTACTGTACCAGCATCTTTAGGAAATGTTTCATCCTTGCGTTCCCTCCTACTAGCACAAAACATCTTAATAGGATCAATTCCAGAAACTTTGGGTCAAATTTCAAACCTAACAACGCTAGATCTAAGTTACAATAATTTCTCGGGGTATGTCCCAGCCACACTGTACAATGTGTCATCACTCACACTCTTTAGCTTAGGCAGCAACAATTTTATTGGACAGATACCTTCTAAAATTGGCCACTCACTTCCAAATCTTCAAACATTGCTAATGGGAGGCAACAGATTTCGTGGACCAATCCCAGATTCTCTGACCAACATGTCAAAGCTCCAAGTGCTTGATCTTTCAAGCAACTTGCTGACGGGCGTGGTGCCATCTTTAGGATCCTTGGCAAACTTGAGTGTACTGCTTCTAGGAGATAATAAACTCGAAGCTGATAACTGGGCATTCCTTACCTCTCTGACCAATTGCACTCAGTTGTTAATATTATCAGTAGATGGAAATATCCTGAATGGAAGTTTGCCAAAAGCAGTGGGCAAACTTTCAACAAAGCTTCAGCGGTTAAGCTTTGGTAGAAACCAAATTTCTGGAAACATACCAGCTGAGATAGGCAAGCTTGTAAGTCTCGCTCTGCTTGACATGGGCCAGAACATGCTCTCAGGACAAATTCCCCCGAGTGTTGGGAACTTGAGCAATTTGTTTATCCTGGAACTATCGAGGAATAGATTATCAGGTCAGATTCCATCAACGGTTGGTTATCTTCCTCAACTCGGCCAGTTTTATCTTGATGACAACAGTTTGTCTGGAAACATACCAGCAACTATAGGACAATGCAAAAGTCTAGATATGCTGAACTTATCGGTCAACAACCTTGATGGATCCATACCAAGAGAACTCCTAAATATTTCTTCCCTTTCATTGGGTTTGGACTTGTCAAACAACAACCTGGATGGGCCGGTACCAAGGGAAGTTGGTAACCTGATCAATCTTGGCCTTCTTAATGTTTCCAACAACAAATTGTCGGGTAGCCTTCCTTCTGAACTTGGCATGTGTATTCGTCTGACATCCCTTCAGATTGAAAGCAACATGCTTAGTGGGATTATTCCTCAGTCTCTCGCTGCACTAAGGGGCTTAGACCAAATAGATCTGTCTGACAACAATTTAACTGGTGAAGTTCCGCAGTTTTTTGAGGGCTTCAGCAGCATAAGTTACATTGATATATCAAACAACAAATTTGAAGGGCCAATCCCGACTGGTGGTATATTCAGAAATTCAACTAAGGTATCCCTGCAAGGTAACAAAGGGTTATGTGAAACTGCTGCTGCCATATTTGGACTTCCCATTTGCCCAACCACCTCTCCCACCACCTCATCAACAAAAAGGAAGATCAACACACGCCTGCTGCTGATAATAGCTCCAGCAGTTACTATTGCTTTGTTCTCATTATTATGTGTTGTTGTCACTGTTATGAAGGGGACTAAAGCTCAACCATCTGAAAGTTTCAAGGAGACAATGAAGAGGGTGTCATATGGGGACATCCTTAAAGCCACCAATTGGTTCTCCCCGGTCAACAGGATCAGCTCCAGTCACACAGCATCAGTCTACATTGGTCGGTTTGAGTTCGAAACGGATCTAGTGGCCATCAAGGTCTTCCATCTTAGCGAGCAAGGTTCGAGGAATAGCTTTTTCAGCGAGTGTGAAGTACTAAAACACACCCGCCACCGTAATCTGGCTCAAGCTATTACCCTTTGCTCAACGGTTGATTTTGAGGGCGATGAGTTCAAGGCTATAGTATACGAGTTCATGGCAAATGGTAGCCTGGACATGTGGATACACCCAAGGGTTGGCAGCTCAAGGAGGCTGCTGAGCTTGGGCCAGCGGATAAGTATTGCTGCTGATGTGGCTTCCGCTCTGGACTATATGCACGACCAACTGACACCTCCTTTGATTCACTGTGATTTGAAGCCAAGCAATGTTCTGCTGGACTATGACATGACCTCACGCATTGGTGACTTTGGGTCCGCCAAGTTTCTCTCTTCAAGTAGTGGTAGGCCAGAAGGCTTCATTGGTATCGGAGGAACAATTGGATATATAGCTCCTG AGTATGGGATGGGATGCAAAGTCTCAACAGGAGGCGACGTGTACGGTTTCGGGGTGCTGCTACTGGAGATGCTCACGGCGATGCGACCGACGGACACACAATGTGGCAACGCCCTCAGCCTCCACAAGTATGTTGATCGAGCCTTCCCTGAGAGGATCGCTGAGGTTATAGATCCCCACATGCCATCCGAGGAGGATGAGGCGGCTGCTTCTGTACGTATGCAGAACTACATTATACCTTTGGTCAGTATTGGCCTGATGTGTACCATGGAATCGCCGAAAGATAGACCAGGAATGCATGATGTCTGTGCTAAAATTGTTGCCATCAAAGAGGCATTTGTTGAGACCTTGTGA
- the LOC109754286 gene encoding uncharacterized protein isoform X2, translating to MAPQVFGTQSLIPLSHHALFLLCTILIFQSSNTIIFSSAQATNKTEDDRQALLCFKSGISKDPAGVLRSWRSDNFCGWRGVTCSTTLPIRAVSLQLRSTLLTGTLSSCMAALNSLVQLNLGNNKLSGSVPEEIGELRSLQTLMLAGNRLSGTIPLSLGTAASLRYVNLANNSLSGAIPVSLANSSSLSEIILSRNDLSGVIPATLFNSSKLVAVDLRSNALSGPIPHFQKMGPLQFLSLTGNLLSGTVPASLGNVSSLRSLLLAQNILIGSIPETLGQISNLTTLDLSYNNFSGYVPATLYNVSSLTLFSLGSNNFIGQIPSKIGHSLPNLQTLLMGGNRFRGPIPDSLTNMSKLQVLDLSSNLLTGVVPSLGSLANLSVLLLGDNKLEADNWAFLTSLTNCTQLLILSVDGNILNGSLPKAVGKLSTKLQRLSFGRNQISGNIPAEIGKLVSLALLDMGQNMLSGQIPPSVGNLSNLFILELSRNRLSGQIPSTVGYLPQLGQFYLDDNSLSGNIPATIGQCKSLDMLNLSVNNLDGSIPRELLNISSLSLGLDLSNNNLDGPVPREVGNLINLGLLNVSNNKLSGSLPSELGMCIRLTSLQIESNMLSGIIPQSLAALRGLDQIDLSDNNLTGEVPQFFEGFSSISYIDISNNKFEGPIPTGGIFRNSTKVSLQGNKGLCETAAAIFGLPICPTTSPTTSSTKRKINTRLLLIIAPAVTIALFSLLCVVVTVMKGTKAQPSESFKETMKRVSYGDILKATNWFSPVNRISSSHTASVYIGRFEFETDLVAIKVFHLSEQGSRNSFFSECEVLKHTRHRNLAQAITLCSTVDFEGDEFKAIVYEFMANGSLDMWIHPRVGSSRRLLSLGQRISIAADVASALDYMHDQLTPPLIHCDLKPSNVLLDYDMTSRIGDFGSAKFLSSSSVALLFSLRHYQV from the exons ATGGCTCCTCAAGTTTTTGGCACCCAATCTCTGATTCCTCTGTCCCACCATGCACTCTTCCTTCTTTGCACCATCCTCATATTTCAATCCTCCAACACAATCATATTCTCATCAGCACAGGCTACCAACAAAACCGAAGATGACCGGCAAGCTCTTCTTTGCTTCAAATCTGGCATCTCCAAGGACCCTGCCGGTGTTCTTCGATCATGGCGCAGTGACAACTTCTGTGGCTGGCGAGGGGTCACCTGCAGCACCACCCTCCCAATCCGCGCCGTGTCCCTCCAACTCAGGTCTACGCTGCTCACAGGAACACTATCCAGTTGCATGGCAGCCCTTAATTCTCTAGTTCAGTTGAACCTTGGGAACAATAAGTTATCTGGAAGCGTACCTGAAGAGATAGGTGAGCTTCGGAGCCTCCAAACCCTGATGCTTGCTGGCAACAGGCTTTCAGGTACCATCCCTCTGTCATTAGGTACAGCTGCATCTCTTAGATATGTCAACCTTGCAAACAATTCTCTTAGCGGAGCTATCCCTGTTTCCTTAGCAAATAGTTCATCACTCAGTGAGATAATCCTCTCACGTAATGACTTATCTGGGGTGATCCCAGCTACTTTGTTCAACTCATCCAAACTTGTTGCTGTTGACCTCCGGTCGAATGCTCTCTCCGGGCCTATCCCACATTTCCAAAAGATGGGACCTCTGCAATTTCTCAGTCTTACAGGGAATTTACTTTCTGGTACTGTACCAGCATCTTTAGGAAATGTTTCATCCTTGCGTTCCCTCCTACTAGCACAAAACATCTTAATAGGATCAATTCCAGAAACTTTGGGTCAAATTTCAAACCTAACAACGCTAGATCTAAGTTACAATAATTTCTCGGGGTATGTCCCAGCCACACTGTACAATGTGTCATCACTCACACTCTTTAGCTTAGGCAGCAACAATTTTATTGGACAGATACCTTCTAAAATTGGCCACTCACTTCCAAATCTTCAAACATTGCTAATGGGAGGCAACAGATTTCGTGGACCAATCCCAGATTCTCTGACCAACATGTCAAAGCTCCAAGTGCTTGATCTTTCAAGCAACTTGCTGACGGGCGTGGTGCCATCTTTAGGATCCTTGGCAAACTTGAGTGTACTGCTTCTAGGAGATAATAAACTCGAAGCTGATAACTGGGCATTCCTTACCTCTCTGACCAATTGCACTCAGTTGTTAATATTATCAGTAGATGGAAATATCCTGAATGGAAGTTTGCCAAAAGCAGTGGGCAAACTTTCAACAAAGCTTCAGCGGTTAAGCTTTGGTAGAAACCAAATTTCTGGAAACATACCAGCTGAGATAGGCAAGCTTGTAAGTCTCGCTCTGCTTGACATGGGCCAGAACATGCTCTCAGGACAAATTCCCCCGAGTGTTGGGAACTTGAGCAATTTGTTTATCCTGGAACTATCGAGGAATAGATTATCAGGTCAGATTCCATCAACGGTTGGTTATCTTCCTCAACTCGGCCAGTTTTATCTTGATGACAACAGTTTGTCTGGAAACATACCAGCAACTATAGGACAATGCAAAAGTCTAGATATGCTGAACTTATCGGTCAACAACCTTGATGGATCCATACCAAGAGAACTCCTAAATATTTCTTCCCTTTCATTGGGTTTGGACTTGTCAAACAACAACCTGGATGGGCCGGTACCAAGGGAAGTTGGTAACCTGATCAATCTTGGCCTTCTTAATGTTTCCAACAACAAATTGTCGGGTAGCCTTCCTTCTGAACTTGGCATGTGTATTCGTCTGACATCCCTTCAGATTGAAAGCAACATGCTTAGTGGGATTATTCCTCAGTCTCTCGCTGCACTAAGGGGCTTAGACCAAATAGATCTGTCTGACAACAATTTAACTGGTGAAGTTCCGCAGTTTTTTGAGGGCTTCAGCAGCATAAGTTACATTGATATATCAAACAACAAATTTGAAGGGCCAATCCCGACTGGTGGTATATTCAGAAATTCAACTAAGGTATCCCTGCAAGGTAACAAAGGGTTATGTGAAACTGCTGCTGCCATATTTGGACTTCCCATTTGCCCAACCACCTCTCCCACCACCTCATCAACAAAAAGGAAGATCAACACACGCCTGCTGCTGATAATAGCTCCAGCAGTTACTATTGCTTTGTTCTCATTATTATGTGTTGTTGTCACTGTTATGAAGGGGACTAAAGCTCAACCATCTGAAAGTTTCAAGGAGACAATGAAGAGGGTGTCATATGGGGACATCCTTAAAGCCACCAATTGGTTCTCCCCGGTCAACAGGATCAGCTCCAGTCACACAGCATCAGTCTACATTGGTCGGTTTGAGTTCGAAACGGATCTAGTGGCCATCAAGGTCTTCCATCTTAGCGAGCAAGGTTCGAGGAATAGCTTTTTCAGCGAGTGTGAAGTACTAAAACACACCCGCCACCGTAATCTGGCTCAAGCTATTACCCTTTGCTCAACGGTTGATTTTGAGGGCGATGAGTTCAAGGCTATAGTATACGAGTTCATGGCAAATGGTAGCCTGGACATGTGGATACACCCAAGGGTTGGCAGCTCAAGGAGGCTGCTGAGCTTGGGCCAGCGGATAAGTATTGCTGCTGATGTGGCTTCCGCTCTGGACTATATGCACGACCAACTGACACCTCCTTTGATTCACTGTGATTTGAAGCCAAGCAATGTTCTGCTGGACTATGACATGACCTCACGCATTGGTGACTTTGGGTCCGCCAAGTTTCTCTCTTCAAGTAGTG TTGCACTTCTGTTTTCTTTGAGACACTACCAAGTTTGA